One part of the Vitis riparia cultivar Riparia Gloire de Montpellier isolate 1030 chromosome 6, EGFV_Vit.rip_1.0, whole genome shotgun sequence genome encodes these proteins:
- the LOC117916272 gene encoding double-stranded RNA-binding protein 2, with product MYKNQLQELAQRSCFNLPSYTCIREGPDHAPRFKATVNFNGEIFESPNYCTTLRQAEHSAAEVALNSLSNRGPSHSLAARILDETGVYKNLLQEIAQRVGAPLPQYTTFRSGLGHLPVFTGTVELAGITFTGEPAKNKKQAEKNAAMAAWSSLKQLAKEAASSSSETENNDELEQITIARALLNYRLKEKMAIANSPSGTLSFPKKFPIQSSRLFSPQLPPVATSKILPLICQKTPPRNRPPSPTANDGSMPSSQPRSRPTSTTSSENPVPPSQPLALDVRAVRPQRFPAAGAVPYVPIRQFRTPYHGIAPPVTIRNAVPVFSAPPSGLPPQVIRAPHMRIAPPVCVRQAVPVFAAPPVRKEDPLVVRKEDPSAASLPSLPTKSPAHVEETGSATANDLQEFQAVKSLEQLKI from the exons ATGTACAAGAACCAGCTTCAGGAGCTGGCGCAGAGGAGCTGTTTCAATCTGCCGTCATACACGTGCATCAGAGAAGGTCCTGATCACGCGCCTAGGTTCAAGGCCACCGTTAACTTTAACGGCGAGATCTTCGAGAGCCCTAACTACTGCACCACTCTGCGGCAAGCCGAGCACTCCGCCGCTGAAGTCGCCCTGAACTCGCTTTCTAACCGCGGTCCCTCGCACTCGCTCGCCGCCAGGATTCTG GATGAGACGGGAGTGTACAAGAACCTTTTACAGGAGATTGCACAAAGAGTAGGAGCACCATTGCCTCAATACACAACTTTCAGGTCAGGCCTTGGGCACCTACCTGTTTTTACAGGTACAGTAGAATTGGCTGGAATCACATTCACAGGGGAACCTGCAAAGAATAAGAAACAGGCAGAGAAGAATGCTGCAATGGCAGCTTGGTCATCTCTAAAACAAT TGGCAAAAGAGGCTGCAAGTTCATCATCTGAGACAGAGAACAATGATGAGCTGGAGCAGATCACAATAGCACGAGCACTATTGAATTATCGGCTGAAGGAAAAGATGGCAATAGCAAACTCCCCTAGTGGCACGTTGTCTTTCCCAAAGAAATTTCCAATTCAGAGTTCAAGATTGTTTAGTCCTCAGCTGCCTCCTGTTGCCACATCAAAAATTCTCCCTTTAATCTGCCAAAAGACACCTCCTCGAAACAGACCTCCATCACCAACTGCAAATGATGGTTCTATGCCATCATCACAGCCACGAAGCAGACCCACGTCAACAACATCAAGTGAGAACCCAGTGCCACCATCACAGCCTCTAGCACTGGACGTTCGTGCAGTCCGCCCCCAGAGATTCCCTGCAGCAGGGGCAGTTCCTTATGTTCCTATCCGGCAGTTTAGGACACCTTATCATGGGATTGCACCACCAGTGACAATAAGGAATGCTGTTCCTGTTTTCTCTGCACCACCTTCTGGGCTGCCCCCTCAGGTGATTCGGGCTCCGCATATGCGAATTGCCCCACCAGTTTGTGTTAGGCAAGCTGTTCCAGTTTTTGCTGCTCCACCAGTACGAAAAGAAGATCCTCTAGTTGTTCGAAAAGAAGATCCATCAGCTGCTTCATTGCCTTCCCTGCCAACTAAATCACCAGCTCATGTAGAGGAAACTGGAAGTGCAACTGCCAATGACCTGCAAGAATTTCAAGCAGTAAAGAGCTTGGAACAACTAAAGATATGA